The following are from one region of the Quercus robur chromosome 1, dhQueRobu3.1, whole genome shotgun sequence genome:
- the LOC126715210 gene encoding uncharacterized protein LOC126715210, producing the protein MREGETLKTYSDRYWETYNEIEGNYDDVAISTFKRGLPTEHGLRKSLTGKPVTSVRQLMDKIDKYKRVEEDQQIGKGKTKVVPQERRDFRSDRYSSSNKPRRDYIEQSGPIGAQVVHAVFREPLHEILEKVKREPFFQWPNRMAGDPSKRNQNLYCAYHQEPGHTTDECRSLKNYLDRLVREGKLRHLLHRPEQSNAETRQGALRPPIGTINVILAAPGRTGSGPFRVMYNLGKVIETGIPGNE; encoded by the exons atgcgagaaggagaaacgctgaagACCTACTCGGACAGGTATTGGGAAACATACAACGAGATAGAAGGAAACTACGACGACGTCGCCATAAGTACATTCAAAAGGGgcctgccgacagagcatggcttgagaaagTCTCTCACTGGGAAGCCAGTCACCAGCGTGCGACAACTCATGGACAAGatagacaagtacaaaagggtcgaggaggaccaaCAGATTGGGAAGGGAaagacgaaggttgtccctcaggagagaagggacttcaggtcggaccgctaCAGCAGCAGTAacaagccgaggagagattaCATAGAACAGTCTGGACCTATTggggctcaggtagtccacgctgtgttccgagaaccattgCACGAGATCCTGGAGAAAGTAAAGCGCGAACCCTTCTTTCAGTGGCCGAACaggatggcaggcgaccccTCAAAGCGCAATCAGAATCTATACTGTGCGTATCATCAAGAGCCCGGTCACACCACTGACGAATGCAGGAGcctgaaaaactatttggatcGGCTTGTCCGGGAAGGAAAGCTAAGGCATCTGTTGCACCGCCCTGAGCAGTCGAATGCCGAAACCAGACAAGGCGCATTGAGGCCACccataggcacgataaatgtcattcttgccgcacctgggagaaccggttcTGGCCCGTTCAGAGTGAT GTATAACCTTGGAAAAGTCATTGAGACTGGGATTCCCggcaacgaataa
- the LOC126719843 gene encoding arabinogalactan protein 13-like yields the protein MEAMKLKFFVALMVVLMAISSVQKAAAATEAPAPSPTSDAAIFVPTFFASLVALAFGLVF from the coding sequence ATGGAGGCAATGAAGTTGAAGTTCTTTGTGGCATTGATGGTGGTTTTGATGGCCATCTCTTCTGTGCAAAAGGCTGCTGCAGCTACTGAGGCTCCAGCTCCAAGCCCAACATCTGATGCTGCAATCTTTGTGCCCACTTTCTTTGCTTCTCTTGTTGCTTTGGCTTTTGGTTTGGTCTTCTga